Proteins encoded within one genomic window of Deltaproteobacteria bacterium:
- a CDS encoding isoprenylcysteine carboxylmethyltransferase family protein, which yields MPLKEEFRTTGEWMFRHRSYLPLLILVPMPFAVYFSVRPISAHFGGLASDIFFIAISVLGLLVRCAIVGFTPKGTSGRNTKRQVAESLNTAGIYAYVRHPLYVGNFLIFMGIVAAVESLWFFVFSFLTYWLYYERIMYAEEEFLRDKFKADFVEWAERTPAIIPKLGGWKQPPLEFSLRNVLKREYSAFYLIVVSFFILATVERLIAGSSWFSPGWIVFLAAGTAIYVMLLMLKKKTKLLFVEGR from the coding sequence GCCGCTAAAAGAGGAGTTTCGCACAACCGGAGAATGGATGTTTCGCCACAGGAGCTATCTGCCGCTCCTGATACTTGTGCCAATGCCCTTTGCCGTGTATTTTTCGGTAAGGCCCATAAGCGCGCATTTTGGCGGCCTTGCCTCCGACATATTCTTTATAGCCATCTCCGTTCTCGGGCTTTTAGTAAGGTGCGCGATAGTCGGTTTCACGCCAAAGGGTACTTCCGGAAGGAATACCAAGAGGCAGGTTGCAGAGAGCCTCAACACAGCCGGCATATACGCCTACGTGAGGCATCCTCTATACGTTGGTAATTTTCTCATATTCATGGGCATTGTCGCGGCCGTTGAGTCGCTCTGGTTCTTCGTGTTCTCGTTCCTTACGTACTGGCTCTATTACGAGAGGATAATGTATGCCGAAGAGGAGTTTTTGAGGGACAAGTTCAAGGCAGATTTTGTCGAGTGGGCCGAGAGGACCCCGGCGATAATACCGAAACTTGGCGGGTGGAAGCAGCCGCCACTTGAGTTCTCGCTTCGTAACGTGCTAAAGCGCGAGTACAGCGCTTTTTACCTCATAGTCGTTTCGTTCTTTATACTTGCGACCGTTGAGAGGCTTATCGCGGGTAGCAGTTGGTTTAGTCCCGGCTGGATAGTATTTCTTGCTGCCGGCACGGCTATCTACGTGATGCTTTTGATGCTAAAGAAAAAGACCAAGCTCCTCTTTGTCGAGGGCCGCTAA
- a CDS encoding zinc-ribbon domain-containing protein: MTAGMDKCPFCGKQILKGAMRCPGCGKLLKTAEEQQATIEKYKKAEEARGLAKSIKTAIILVVFFILAYIFFDDIMNVIEKFTGK, encoded by the coding sequence ATGACTGCAGGCATGGATAAATGTCCGTTTTGCGGCAAACAGATACTAAAGGGCGCGATGCGCTGCCCCGGGTGCGGCAAGCTTCTAAAGACAGCGGAGGAGCAGCAGGCTACAATAGAAAAATACAAAAAGGCCGAGGAAGCGCGCGGCCTCGCAAAATCCATCAAGACCGCCATTATTCTTGTCGTATTCTTCATCCTTGCATATATCTTTTTCGACGACATAATGAACGTTATCGAAAAATTCACTGGGAAATAA